In Lewinellaceae bacterium, a single window of DNA contains:
- a CDS encoding IS1 family transposase: MNPYILDKIEAGQLARLEVAFFLVTEWDEFWSFVGKKSSQRWTWYVIERHSGKILAYHCGRRTDESLKLLVEKVSHLPIEICHTDDWAAYERCLPQQYRQITGKDNTWRIERKNLNFRIHLKRLSRKTICFSKNEEIHDKVIGMYINRYYFKHGKFGAAAAA, translated from the coding sequence GTGAACCCCTATATCCTGGACAAAATAGAAGCCGGGCAATTGGCCAGGCTTGAGGTAGCTTTCTTTCTAGTTACAGAATGGGACGAATTTTGGTCTTTTGTTGGCAAAAAATCCTCTCAGCGCTGGACTTGGTACGTTATAGAACGGCACAGCGGCAAAATCCTAGCCTACCATTGTGGGCGGCGCACGGACGAATCGCTAAAGCTGCTTGTGGAAAAAGTATCGCATTTGCCTATTGAAATTTGCCATACTGACGACTGGGCTGCTTATGAGCGCTGCCTGCCGCAGCAATACCGGCAAATCACCGGCAAGGATAATACTTGGAGGATCGAACGCAAAAACCTCAATTTTCGCATACACCTTAAAAGGCTGAGCCGTAAAACGATCTGCTTTTCAAAGAACGAAGAAATTCACGACAAGGTCATCGGGATGTACATCAACCGCTACTACTTCAAGCACGGAAAATTTGGAGCGGCCGCGGCAGCTTGA
- a CDS encoding DEAD/DEAH box helicase family protein, translated as MTKEHQIEENLIKQLTELKYTHRPDIVDRQTLEQNFKAKFEALNRVRLSENEFLRLREEIIEPDVFAASKMLRERQYFQREDGTPLHYTLVNIRDWCRNEFEVVSQLRINTENSHQRYDVILLLNGLPAVQIELKRLDVSHRKAMQQIVDYKNDPGNGYANTLMCYMQLFIVSNGSRTIYFANNKNQHFQFNADEQFLPVYELADVDNQKINRLERFTEHFLAKCKLGEMISKYMVLVESEQKLLVMRPYQIYAVKAIVDCIRDNRGNGYIWHTTGSGKTLTSFKASTLLKANDNIEKCLFVVDRKDLDRQTREEFNKFQEGSVEENTNTETLVRRLLSTDYADKVIVTTIQKLGLALDGTYKKNYKERLAPLSQQRVVFIFDECHRSQFGENHKAIKEFFPNAQLFGFTGTPIFDENATQKIREGQYETYKTTKSVFEKPLHDYTITHAIEDKNVLRFHIDYFKGKGEHTPKPGETIAQQAVVEAILDKHDAATNQRKFNALLATASINDAIEYYRLFKKAQQKRLALSNAGGQEEGPGYAPIHIACVFSPPAQLIAKEGDKQSQKNAADIKQLQEDLAQEKEDNKQNPEEKKEALMEIIADYNQQFGTNHSFAEENFKKGKRQNHLRDKDIERIVKTYRNRPKEPIERYARSVSMEEIEKNGYNLNISRYVSTAEPEKKIDLNEVNERLASINERIQTHADEHNEFLKELGLKAI; from the coding sequence ATGACCAAGGAACACCAAATAGAAGAAAACCTCATCAAGCAGCTCACGGAGCTGAAATATACGCATCGGCCGGATATTGTCGACCGGCAAACGCTTGAGCAGAACTTCAAAGCCAAATTTGAAGCCCTCAACCGGGTGCGGTTGTCAGAAAATGAATTTTTGCGCCTGCGGGAAGAAATTATAGAACCGGATGTCTTCGCGGCCTCTAAAATGCTGCGGGAAAGACAATACTTCCAGCGGGAAGATGGCACGCCGCTGCATTATACCCTGGTAAACATCAGAGACTGGTGCAGGAACGAATTTGAAGTCGTCAGCCAGCTGCGCATCAATACGGAAAACAGCCACCAGCGGTATGATGTCATCCTGCTGCTCAATGGTTTGCCGGCGGTGCAGATCGAGCTGAAAAGGCTCGATGTCTCCCACCGCAAAGCCATGCAACAGATCGTGGATTATAAAAACGATCCGGGCAATGGCTATGCCAACACCTTGATGTGCTACATGCAGCTGTTCATTGTCAGCAACGGTTCAAGAACCATTTACTTTGCCAACAATAAGAACCAGCATTTTCAATTCAATGCGGATGAACAATTCCTGCCGGTTTATGAGTTGGCGGACGTAGACAATCAGAAAATAAACCGGTTAGAGCGATTCACCGAACACTTCCTGGCCAAGTGCAAGCTGGGGGAGATGATCAGCAAATATATGGTGCTGGTGGAAAGCGAGCAGAAATTGCTCGTGATGCGGCCGTATCAGATTTATGCGGTAAAGGCCATTGTGGATTGCATCCGCGATAACAGAGGGAACGGCTATATCTGGCACACTACGGGAAGCGGCAAAACGCTGACTTCCTTCAAAGCGTCCACCCTGCTGAAAGCCAATGATAATATTGAAAAGTGTTTGTTTGTGGTGGACCGCAAAGACCTGGACCGGCAAACCCGCGAAGAGTTCAATAAATTCCAGGAAGGCAGCGTGGAAGAAAACACCAATACGGAGACCCTGGTGAGGCGCTTGCTCTCCACTGATTATGCCGACAAGGTAATTGTTACGACCATTCAAAAACTGGGATTGGCATTGGATGGCACTTACAAGAAAAACTACAAAGAGCGGTTGGCGCCATTGAGCCAGCAAAGAGTGGTTTTCATTTTTGACGAGTGCCACCGCTCACAGTTCGGAGAAAACCACAAAGCCATAAAGGAGTTCTTTCCCAACGCTCAGCTCTTTGGCTTCACTGGCACCCCTATTTTCGATGAAAACGCGACGCAAAAAATCCGGGAGGGCCAGTACGAAACCTACAAAACCACGAAATCCGTTTTTGAAAAACCATTGCACGACTATACCATCACCCATGCCATAGAAGACAAAAATGTACTGCGGTTTCACATCGATTACTTCAAAGGAAAAGGAGAACATACCCCCAAACCGGGAGAAACCATTGCGCAACAAGCCGTGGTAGAAGCGATCCTTGACAAGCACGATGCCGCCACCAACCAGCGCAAATTCAATGCCCTGTTGGCCACCGCCTCCATCAACGACGCCATTGAATATTATCGCCTGTTCAAAAAAGCGCAGCAGAAAAGGCTCGCCCTGAGCAATGCCGGAGGGCAAGAGGAAGGCCCTGGCTACGCCCCGATCCATATCGCCTGTGTGTTTTCTCCGCCCGCCCAGCTGATCGCCAAAGAGGGCGACAAACAGAGCCAAAAAAATGCGGCGGACATCAAACAACTGCAGGAAGACCTGGCTCAGGAGAAAGAGGACAACAAGCAAAACCCGGAAGAAAAGAAAGAGGCCCTGATGGAGATTATTGCCGATTACAACCAGCAGTTCGGCACAAATCATTCCTTCGCGGAAGAAAACTTTAAAAAGGGAAAACGCCAAAACCACCTTCGGGATAAAGACATTGAGAGGATCGTTAAAACTTACAGGAACCGCCCTAAAGAACCGATTGAGCGATATGCTCGCAGCGTTTCCATGGAAGAGATCGAGAAGAATGGCTACAACCTGAATATTTCGAGGTATGTAAGCACTGCAGAACCCGAAAAGAAAATTGACTTGAATGAGGTCAATGAGCGTTTGGCTTCGATCAATGAACGCATTCAAACGCATGCGGATGAGCACAATGAATTTTTGAAAGAGTTGGGATTGAAGGCGATATAA
- a CDS encoding tetratricopeptide repeat protein: MAEDNRPIHIEGSQGILAGNTIDAGGDVIVNGQKVTNIFQNTAYQDLVKRKKELEELIRNLPAENAVCRKAGVELEELLNKEAQFKKDVIQLAESFSRINIDSERLAQAKALFSEGAFEEADRLLNKTVLKRDQEAVLLREQQLDSALEEVKRKKEQIADEYLIKAQLTLTQLENPNRFEEADQYFQESIHTSAAFDNIFGYAYFLDEQNQDYKAVDYYKQALEIYQRLALDNPQRYEPDVATTQNNLGIMYRNLNAYDRAEAAYLEALEIRKRLALDNPQRYEPDVAGTQNNLGLMYSGLNAYDRAEAAYLEALEIYQRLALDNPQRYNVYLANTLKNMGYLHQALLRQSFDWAYRSSGMEYTRQAEAALSFYSTDIPLVKSYGDSIAELATYFEKVTEEDLQVQAQINQVLPLEEQVKTETGPAQKAGKQVEVVSFLEKVWQQYPQNETIISRLSNACGGLSWRQLFNRRFAEAEQAARKGLDFDPSQEWINTNLALSLLFQGKYEEAEVLYLDYKDKPYGDSTYSKAFLEDLNALEEAGITHPDVGKVRALLNG, translated from the coding sequence ATGGCAGAAGACAATAGGCCCATCCACATTGAAGGCAGCCAGGGTATTTTGGCGGGTAACACCATCGATGCCGGCGGCGATGTGATCGTAAATGGCCAGAAGGTCACCAATATCTTTCAGAATACCGCTTACCAGGACCTGGTAAAGCGCAAAAAAGAACTGGAGGAACTGATCCGAAACCTGCCGGCTGAGAATGCAGTATGCAGGAAGGCAGGTGTGGAGTTGGAAGAATTGCTCAACAAAGAAGCCCAATTCAAAAAGGATGTCATTCAGCTGGCCGAGTCGTTCTCCCGCATCAATATAGACAGTGAACGCCTGGCCCAGGCAAAGGCGCTTTTCTCAGAAGGCGCTTTTGAAGAAGCGGACCGTTTGCTTAACAAAACCGTCCTGAAAAGGGACCAGGAAGCGGTACTGCTCAGAGAACAACAATTGGATTCAGCCCTTGAAGAAGTGAAACGAAAAAAGGAACAGATTGCGGATGAATACCTGATAAAAGCTCAACTCACCCTTACTCAATTGGAGAACCCCAACCGGTTCGAAGAGGCGGATCAGTATTTTCAGGAATCCATTCATACTTCAGCGGCTTTCGACAATATCTTCGGCTATGCTTATTTCCTCGATGAACAGAACCAGGACTACAAAGCAGTTGACTATTATAAGCAAGCCCTCGAAATCTATCAGCGGCTGGCCCTGGACAATCCCCAGCGCTATGAGCCGGATGTGGCTACTACCCAGAACAACCTGGGCATAATGTATCGAAACTTGAATGCCTACGATCGAGCCGAAGCGGCCTATTTGGAAGCCCTCGAAATCAGAAAGCGGCTGGCCCTGGACAATCCCCAGCGCTATGAGCCGGATGTGGCTGGAACCCAGAACAACCTGGGTCTGATGTATTCCGGCCTGAATGCCTACGATCGAGCCGAAGCGGCCTATTTGGAAGCCCTCGAAATCTATCAGCGGCTGGCCCTGGACAATCCCCAGCGCTACAATGTATACCTGGCCAATACGCTAAAAAACATGGGCTACTTGCATCAGGCATTGTTGAGGCAATCCTTTGATTGGGCGTATCGGTCTTCGGGCATGGAGTACACCAGACAGGCAGAGGCAGCCTTATCCTTTTATTCTACTGACATCCCCCTGGTAAAAAGCTATGGCGACAGCATAGCGGAACTGGCCACGTATTTTGAAAAGGTAACGGAAGAAGATCTCCAGGTTCAGGCCCAGATCAATCAGGTTTTGCCATTAGAAGAGCAAGTCAAAACGGAAACGGGCCCCGCCCAAAAGGCTGGTAAACAGGTTGAGGTAGTAAGTTTTCTGGAAAAAGTATGGCAGCAATATCCCCAAAATGAAACGATTATTTCGAGGCTTTCCAACGCCTGCGGCGGGTTATCCTGGCGCCAGCTTTTTAACCGCCGGTTCGCTGAAGCGGAGCAGGCTGCCCGCAAAGGCCTGGATTTCGACCCCTCTCAGGAATGGATTAACACCAACCTAGCCTTGTCCTTACTTTTTCAGGGAAAATACGAGGAGGCGGAGGTTCTGTATCTCGACTATAAAGATAAGCCCTACGGAGATTCCACTTATTCAAAAGCATTTCTGGAAGACCTCAACGCTTTAGAGGAAGCGGGCATCACTCATCCGGATGTGGGGAAAGTGCGGGCGTTGTTGAATGGCTAA
- a CDS encoding T9SS type A sorting domain-containing protein, giving the protein MKQIIILPALFALCGLALHAQLPCVDTANFLSLTIEIRTDQFGNETSWLVTDSDGNIYGIAGNGAYANNNLYSEGLCIPDSTCITVSILDSYGDGIFFPGYARIILEGDTLFSTGNFGSGYTLEFNCGPGQSCDMAIPVDTGQYLATYDDTWYIFTPDSVGLYSVSTCGLNECDTKIWIYDSCEGVFVTEDNTGTIFYNDDENDCAPQAVVSTFLDTATTYLIRIGDNADACPDSIWWEIVYEGPVTGCTDPASCNYNPLASVDDGSCLPQGDPDCPDAPDLLVRQDILINSLHLDTIESTDPCLIEEGCLQGYGKRDIIRFTTWIENIGQLDYFIGQPSYDNAQFTWNNCHNHFHYDGYAEYLLFTENGTEIPIGFKNGFCVLDLGCNTGNAKYGCGNMGISAGCYDIYGASLPCQWVDVTDIPDGAYTFISRINWDNAPDKLGHIERDTLNNWAQACIILDRSSGQLEMTVVEDCAPYIDCEGTPFGNVRLDCNGECGGLALHGDIDQNGQQEIMDSRQYAVQILAGDITPAPCNDLNADGAITVYDAALLASCINFGTAHQHQGNGVHNHCNFPSGVYNSNDTVSLSILEANFDSSYIDIGIHNPRSKVNGYQFKMSGLNIMRVDNLMDPAAYPMDPSGNGQQVIGLSYEDSLIQKNSEFVPLCRIYYAGEPENLICIDEIIDIVNENQEQTATRIAGGCVEYSPVSAAGDLTRQLQAQLFPNPFRQQTRLVFDNPNGEVFRLEVAAMNGQRVRTYEGITGSEILIDGTALPEGIYWYKLIGNKGFAAGKMSVQR; this is encoded by the coding sequence ACGGCAACATCTACGGCATCGCCGGAAACGGCGCCTATGCCAACAACAACCTCTATTCCGAAGGCCTCTGCATCCCCGACAGCACCTGCATCACGGTATCCATCCTGGATTCCTACGGGGACGGCATCTTTTTCCCGGGTTACGCCCGCATCATCCTGGAGGGCGACACGCTCTTCTCCACCGGCAATTTTGGCTCCGGTTACACCCTGGAATTCAACTGCGGGCCCGGCCAGTCCTGCGATATGGCTATCCCGGTGGACACGGGCCAGTACCTGGCCACCTACGACGATACCTGGTACATTTTCACGCCGGACAGCGTAGGGCTCTACTCCGTCTCCACCTGCGGGCTGAACGAGTGCGACACCAAAATCTGGATCTACGACTCCTGCGAGGGCGTTTTCGTCACCGAAGACAATACGGGCACCATATTCTACAATGACGATGAGAACGACTGCGCCCCCCAGGCAGTGGTTTCCACTTTTCTCGATACCGCAACGACTTACCTCATCCGCATCGGAGACAATGCGGATGCCTGCCCCGACAGCATCTGGTGGGAAATCGTCTACGAAGGGCCGGTCACCGGCTGCACCGACCCCGCTTCCTGCAACTACAACCCGCTGGCTTCGGTAGACGACGGCTCCTGCCTGCCGCAGGGCGACCCCGACTGCCCGGACGCGCCGGACCTGCTGGTGCGCCAGGACATCCTCATTAATTCCTTGCATCTGGACACCATCGAATCGACCGACCCCTGCCTCATCGAAGAAGGCTGCCTCCAGGGTTATGGCAAACGCGACATCATCCGCTTCACCACCTGGATCGAAAACATCGGGCAACTGGATTACTTTATCGGGCAGCCCTCCTACGACAACGCGCAGTTTACCTGGAACAACTGCCACAACCATTTCCACTACGACGGCTATGCCGAATACCTGCTCTTCACCGAAAACGGCACGGAGATTCCCATTGGCTTCAAGAACGGCTTCTGCGTCCTCGACCTGGGCTGCAATACGGGCAACGCCAAGTATGGCTGTGGAAATATGGGCATCAGCGCCGGCTGCTACGACATCTACGGCGCCAGCCTGCCGTGCCAATGGGTGGATGTAACCGACATCCCGGACGGCGCCTATACCTTTATATCCCGCATCAACTGGGACAATGCCCCCGACAAGTTGGGCCATATCGAGCGCGACACCCTCAACAACTGGGCCCAGGCCTGTATCATCCTGGACCGCAGCTCCGGCCAACTGGAAATGACTGTGGTGGAAGATTGCGCCCCTTATATCGACTGCGAAGGCACCCCCTTCGGCAACGTCCGGCTGGATTGCAACGGAGAATGCGGCGGACTGGCTCTGCACGGCGACATCGACCAGAATGGCCAGCAGGAGATCATGGACTCCCGGCAGTACGCTGTGCAAATCCTGGCCGGCGACATCACGCCCGCCCCCTGCAATGACCTGAACGCCGACGGGGCGATCACCGTTTACGACGCCGCCCTGCTGGCCAGTTGCATCAACTTCGGGACAGCCCACCAGCACCAGGGCAACGGGGTGCACAACCACTGCAATTTCCCGTCAGGTGTATACAACAGCAACGATACGGTGTCTCTGTCCATCCTCGAAGCCAATTTCGATTCTTCCTACATCGACATCGGCATCCACAACCCCCGCTCCAAAGTCAACGGCTACCAGTTCAAAATGAGCGGCCTGAACATCATGCGGGTGGACAACCTGATGGACCCGGCGGCATACCCCATGGATCCCAGCGGAAACGGCCAGCAGGTCATCGGCTTGTCTTACGAAGACTCCCTGATCCAGAAAAACAGCGAATTCGTGCCCCTCTGCCGGATTTACTACGCCGGCGAGCCCGAAAACCTGATCTGCATCGACGAGATCATCGACATCGTCAACGAAAACCAGGAACAGACGGCCACCCGCATCGCAGGCGGCTGCGTGGAATACTCCCCGGTGAGCGCTGCCGGCGATTTAACCCGGCAACTGCAGGCGCAGCTCTTCCCCAACCCGTTCCGGCAGCAAACCCGCCTGGTGTTCGACAACCCGAATGGCGAGGTGTTCCGCCTGGAAGTCGCCGCTATGAACGGCCAGCGCGTGCGCACCTATGAGGGCATCACAGGCAGCGAAATCCTCATTGACGGCACGGCCCTGCCCGAGGGCATCTACTGGTATAAGCTGATCGGAAACAAGGGCTTTGCAGCCGGCAAAATGAGCGTGCAGCGGTAA
- a CDS encoding helix-turn-helix transcriptional regulator: MKQTNLSQSEFASKSGYSRAVLSNFLTGKTDKPRIDLLEAIKKVFPTFNLNWLITGQGEIWDGPPPTGLKDIQPPAAPAPNQELFNQLLVQKLQEVARELKARDPEAYRKLGLGELIDKAGGEGLIDSPKG, translated from the coding sequence TTGAAACAGACAAATCTGTCGCAATCTGAGTTTGCGTCGAAGTCAGGCTACAGCAGAGCTGTACTGTCAAATTTTCTTACAGGCAAAACGGATAAACCGAGGATTGACCTCCTGGAGGCCATTAAAAAAGTATTTCCTACTTTCAATCTCAACTGGCTCATCACCGGCCAAGGCGAAATATGGGACGGCCCGCCGCCCACCGGCCTGAAAGATATCCAACCGCCGGCTGCTCCCGCCCCCAACCAAGAACTCTTCAACCAGCTATTGGTCCAGAAATTGCAGGAAGTGGCCCGGGAGCTGAAGGCGCGCGACCCGGAGGCGTACCGGAAGCTAGGGCTGGGAGAGTTGATCGATAAGGCGGGGGGGGAAGGGTTGATCGATAGCCCTAAAGGTTAG
- a CDS encoding helix-turn-helix transcriptional regulator — MRKYNRIKAVLADKGKTAKWLAKEVGRDRSTISRWCTNDMQPPVEVLFRIAELLEVDVCDLLVRNK; from the coding sequence ATGCGCAAATACAACCGAATAAAGGCCGTGCTTGCCGACAAAGGAAAAACAGCCAAATGGCTTGCCAAGGAAGTCGGCAGGGACCGGTCCACGATTTCCCGCTGGTGCACCAATGATATGCAACCCCCGGTCGAAGTGCTCTTCCGGATCGCGGAACTGCTGGAAGTGGATGTATGTGATTTACTGGTGAGGAATAAATAA
- a CDS encoding IS1 family transposase, with translation MKHHITVKCRHCQCEDVIKNGRRSNGTQRWRCNGCGKSFQLNYSYNAHKPGVKEQILEQTLNSSGVRDISRNLKIAKGTVISELKKKSRLR, from the coding sequence ATGAAGCACCATATCACTGTCAAGTGCCGCCATTGCCAATGCGAGGACGTAATCAAGAACGGGCGCCGCAGCAACGGCACTCAACGCTGGCGTTGCAATGGTTGTGGCAAGAGCTTTCAGCTCAACTATTCTTACAATGCCCATAAGCCAGGCGTCAAAGAACAAATCCTGGAACAAACTTTAAATAGCAGCGGCGTACGCGACATCAGCCGCAATTTGAAGATTGCTAAAGGCACGGTTATATCGGAATTAAAAAAAAAGAGCCGCTTGAGGTGA